Proteins co-encoded in one Sediminispirochaeta bajacaliforniensis DSM 16054 genomic window:
- a CDS encoding aminotransferase class V-fold PLP-dependent enzyme, with product MNRFPDLRKAFPFFGRQKEEEERIYLDSAGTSLSLGCSIDAMEAYLNDYRANIHSGGYRSSMKATEAYEAARREVARFIDAAEPAELIFTAGTTDAVNMAANGWSRGRLGKGKAIVATQAEHHSNFLPWRRAAQELGVPFRIIPVTEEGGIDYSKIEEIITPDCGLVAVTALSNVSGEVVDLESVIARAKACGALVFVDGAQAAARIPLSVRRLDIDFLAFSGHKCYGTTGCGILYGKRKLLEKLPPFRLGGGMVRWVDEKEAAYASLPALHEGGTPDIGGAVALGSALHFLRETGMEAIYRHECMLTKACTDALAALAGVQIIDVASRPHCGVVSFRIEGVHPHDAVTFLDSKGIELRGGLHCAHPLHTALHWSGSIRASFGIYSTEEEVETLTREIKNCIRFFR from the coding sequence ATGAATCGTTTCCCGGATCTGCGAAAGGCCTTTCCCTTTTTCGGGCGACAAAAAGAGGAAGAGGAGCGAATCTATTTAGATTCGGCAGGCACAAGTCTGAGTCTGGGCTGCAGTATAGATGCGATGGAGGCCTACCTGAACGACTACCGGGCCAACATCCACTCAGGGGGCTATCGCTCTTCGATGAAGGCGACAGAGGCCTATGAGGCGGCACGCAGAGAGGTTGCCCGCTTCATCGATGCCGCAGAGCCCGCCGAGCTTATTTTTACAGCAGGCACCACCGATGCCGTTAATATGGCTGCAAACGGATGGAGCCGCGGTCGGCTCGGAAAGGGAAAGGCCATCGTCGCCACCCAAGCCGAACATCATTCAAATTTTCTCCCCTGGCGAAGGGCGGCCCAAGAGCTTGGCGTGCCGTTTCGCATCATACCGGTTACCGAGGAGGGGGGCATAGACTATAGCAAGATTGAAGAGATCATTACCCCCGATTGCGGTCTCGTGGCCGTTACAGCCCTCTCAAACGTCAGCGGTGAAGTTGTCGATCTGGAGTCTGTCATCGCCAGGGCCAAGGCCTGCGGGGCCCTGGTCTTTGTGGACGGAGCCCAGGCAGCGGCACGCATTCCCCTTTCCGTGCGGAGACTGGACATAGACTTCCTCGCCTTTTCCGGCCATAAATGTTACGGAACCACGGGCTGTGGAATCCTCTACGGCAAACGCAAATTACTTGAAAAGCTTCCGCCTTTCCGCCTCGGAGGAGGCATGGTACGGTGGGTCGACGAAAAGGAAGCTGCGTATGCATCACTTCCCGCCCTCCATGAGGGGGGAACACCGGACATCGGTGGAGCCGTGGCTTTAGGAAGTGCCTTGCATTTTCTGCGGGAAACCGGAATGGAGGCAATATACCGCCACGAATGCATGCTGACAAAGGCGTGTACCGACGCCCTTGCAGCCCTTGCCGGGGTACAGATTATAGATGTGGCCAGCCGCCCTCACTGCGGTGTAGTCTCCTTTCGTATCGAGGGGGTACATCCCCATGACGCCGTTACCTTTTTAGATAGCAAGGGAATTGAACTGCGGGGCGGGCTCCATTGCGCCCATCCCCTTCACACTGCGCTCCACTGGAGCGGGAGTATTCGAGCATCCTTCGGTATCTACTCAACAGAAGAGGAGGTAGAGACCCTCACCAGAGAAATCAAAAACTGCATTCGTTTTTTTCGCTAA
- a CDS encoding iron-sulfur cluster assembly scaffold protein, translating into MTNPSDLYQKALLSLSRNPLHKGPCDKDPERRRLRNPICGDDIEVSLSLGRFDGYACALCTASAELLCRRIEELRNENGATEETIRTEVKRILTLLQHPEDSSWSKGSLLDDLKPLLAAHRFPSRLDCVLLPWRCAGEEAEEQ; encoded by the coding sequence ATGACAAATCCATCCGACCTTTATCAAAAGGCCTTGCTCTCACTCTCCCGAAATCCACTCCATAAGGGCCCATGCGACAAGGACCCCGAACGCAGACGCTTGCGTAATCCCATCTGTGGGGACGATATTGAAGTGTCTCTCAGCCTTGGACGTTTCGACGGGTATGCCTGTGCCCTTTGTACCGCCTCTGCAGAACTGCTTTGCAGAAGGATCGAGGAGTTAAGAAACGAAAACGGAGCTACCGAGGAAACGATAAGGACCGAGGTAAAACGGATTCTAACGCTGCTGCAGCATCCGGAAGATTCCTCGTGGTCGAAGGGCTCCCTCCTTGACGACCTCAAGCCTCTTCTCGCTGCCCACCGATTTCCCTCAAGGCTCGACTGTGTCCTTCTCCCTTGGAGATGTGCAGGAGAAGAGGCAGAAGAACAATGA
- a CDS encoding hybrid sensor histidine kinase/response regulator — MRKRLLLFFAAVILLTGTLLIGIAGNTFWQSQRKIIDQIQEDIVGQVEERVANFDLLLFWTEEAMQKEGTEAMARLSSDYPDIEKLLKIPPAELKKIASVYGLDEIYVIDPNQIIVQSSLISDIGIDIGKFSRRFSRFLFDIAGSGRIAAQKLVPSSTTGIINTYFYYGSPSSRYLLEGSLSVSSFFGKNYPPHFYDYFFHDYFSDLTNGRSYVSSIGIYHLSHGIQWSLIDEDRSFVDRFSVVPQLREGKTITIREGGRLYRYQPLQIRSITTDFSYPLFIEIAYDLSPIQAIQRGSFAHGFTLMLFFLFIIMIPFIYLLQKLFLNPLSAIEANIHKIERGEHPRKRDHTGDNDLQAIDSAIIKMAERIDERTGELQKTRIFFRNIINAMPSAIFIVNETGMIESGNDTAASMFGMEKGTIVGMAFDKLLPEVSPMLADIAKGTSHNSVESPRLLKINRNQNELLFALSIFTVQGKNSQWVIRLDDVTESKRKDEQIRQAQRMETIGYLAGGLAHDFNNILGGISGTISLMKLELEEEPSPNRDTILHHLETISDSVSSASHIVMQMLTLAKKKGSEKKIFDLNEIASRSVEFLRNSTDKSVEIAFTPFTRAAICEGSPSQIEQVILNLGINGIHAMTTMREKKEEYGGKLSISVERSILSKEFFASHPESNRGGYWNIKVRDTGIGIPEENRQKIFDPFFSTKSRGRGTGLGLTMVYNIVQQHGGIIEIKSTAGEGTSFIIHLPLPHSVMNGSLPIADHGSGRPRMTKGSGTVLFVDDEEMLLSNGSAMLHACGYEVTTASSGKNAMELLRKTPDRYDIAVVDIIMPEFSGLECLKAIQKEAPSLPVILTSGNSGDEQISEGIEAGAAAFLPKPYSIETLSSLIADTLKPRLISKDEL; from the coding sequence ATGAGAAAACGACTTTTGCTCTTTTTTGCCGCCGTCATCCTCCTGACTGGTACGCTTTTGATAGGCATAGCCGGAAATACCTTTTGGCAAAGCCAACGGAAGATTATCGATCAAATACAAGAAGATATTGTCGGTCAGGTGGAAGAACGGGTCGCTAATTTCGATCTCCTTCTTTTTTGGACCGAAGAGGCTATGCAGAAGGAAGGAACAGAGGCAATGGCACGCCTGAGTTCCGACTATCCCGACATCGAAAAGCTGCTGAAGATCCCGCCTGCGGAATTAAAGAAGATAGCAAGTGTCTACGGCCTAGATGAAATCTATGTAATCGATCCGAACCAGATTATTGTACAAAGCTCTCTTATCTCCGATATCGGGATCGACATCGGAAAATTCAGCAGACGTTTTTCACGTTTTCTTTTTGATATCGCCGGATCGGGACGCATTGCAGCCCAGAAGCTTGTTCCCTCCAGTACAACCGGTATTATCAATACATATTTTTATTACGGCTCCCCCTCCTCACGTTACCTCTTGGAAGGAAGCCTCTCCGTCAGTAGTTTTTTCGGAAAAAATTATCCTCCACACTTCTACGATTATTTTTTCCACGATTACTTTTCCGATCTTACAAACGGAAGAAGTTATGTCTCCTCAATTGGAATTTACCACCTAAGCCACGGGATACAGTGGTCGCTCATAGATGAAGATCGATCCTTTGTCGACCGTTTTTCCGTCGTCCCCCAACTCAGAGAGGGTAAAACGATAACAATACGGGAGGGGGGCCGCCTTTATCGATACCAACCGCTGCAGATCAGAAGCATAACTACGGATTTTTCCTATCCGCTTTTTATCGAAATTGCTTACGACCTTTCTCCTATACAGGCCATTCAAAGGGGCTCCTTTGCCCATGGCTTCACGCTTATGCTCTTTTTCCTTTTTATCATTATGATTCCCTTCATATATCTCTTGCAGAAATTATTTCTCAATCCACTTTCCGCAATCGAAGCAAATATCCACAAAATTGAGCGAGGAGAGCATCCTCGCAAACGCGATCACACCGGAGATAATGATCTTCAGGCAATCGACTCTGCAATCATCAAAATGGCCGAACGTATTGACGAGCGAACGGGAGAACTTCAAAAAACCAGAATTTTTTTTCGCAATATCATCAATGCAATGCCTTCTGCCATCTTTATCGTGAATGAAACAGGTATGATCGAGAGTGGAAACGATACCGCAGCCTCAATGTTCGGAATGGAGAAAGGAACGATTGTGGGAATGGCCTTTGACAAGCTTCTTCCGGAAGTTTCACCTATGCTGGCCGACATCGCGAAAGGAACTTCACACAATAGCGTCGAAAGTCCCCGACTTCTAAAAATCAACAGGAACCAGAATGAACTACTTTTCGCCCTCTCGATTTTCACCGTCCAAGGTAAAAACTCCCAATGGGTTATTCGCCTTGACGACGTGACGGAAAGCAAACGCAAAGACGAGCAGATACGACAGGCTCAGCGTATGGAAACCATCGGCTATTTGGCAGGCGGACTTGCACATGATTTCAACAATATCCTCGGGGGTATCAGTGGGACGATCAGCCTGATGAAGCTTGAGCTGGAAGAGGAGCCAAGCCCAAATCGGGATACAATCCTCCATCATCTCGAGACTATTTCGGATTCGGTATCCAGCGCCTCTCACATTGTGATGCAGATGCTTACGCTGGCAAAAAAAAAGGGATCGGAGAAAAAGATTTTCGATCTGAATGAGATAGCCAGTCGTTCGGTAGAATTTCTACGAAACTCAACAGATAAAAGTGTCGAGATAGCTTTTACACCCTTCACAAGAGCGGCGATTTGCGAAGGATCGCCTTCTCAGATCGAGCAGGTGATTCTCAATCTCGGAATCAACGGTATTCATGCCATGACCACCATGAGGGAGAAAAAAGAAGAGTATGGCGGAAAACTTTCGATTTCCGTGGAGCGATCGATACTAAGCAAAGAATTCTTTGCGTCCCATCCCGAGAGCAACCGGGGAGGATATTGGAATATCAAGGTACGTGATACGGGAATCGGAATTCCGGAAGAAAATCGGCAAAAAATATTCGATCCCTTTTTCTCTACAAAGAGCAGGGGACGGGGCACAGGTTTAGGTCTCACCATGGTCTACAACATCGTCCAGCAGCACGGAGGTATAATCGAAATAAAAAGCACCGCTGGGGAAGGAACAAGCTTTATCATTCATCTCCCCCTCCCCCATTCGGTCATGAACGGATCTCTGCCTATAGCCGATCATGGCTCTGGGCGCCCCAGGATGACCAAAGGATCGGGAACCGTTCTTTTCGTGGACGACGAAGAGATGCTTCTTTCCAACGGATCCGCTATGTTGCACGCCTGCGGCTATGAAGTAACGACCGCCTCCTCGGGCAAAAACGCCATGGAATTGCTTCGAAAAACCCCGGATCGCTACGATATTGCCGTCGTCGATATTATCATGCCTGAATTTAGTGGATTAGAATGTTTGAAAGCGATCCAGAAAGAGGCTCCATCGCTTCCGGTGATTCTTACAAGCGGAAATTCCGGGGACGAACAAATCAGTGAGGGAATAGAAGCGGGAGCCGCCGCTTTTTTGCCGAAACCTTATTCCATAGAGACACTAAGTTCTTTGATAGCAGATACCCTTAAACCTCGATTAATATCGAAAGATGAGTTATAA
- a CDS encoding response regulator, which produces MAQILIADDEIYVRDLIKRSLAHGPHSFFEASDGNETTRILEAYPVDLLIIDMVMPHKGGLETLMDLRLKNENLKVIAITGKISTDRDSMKGLARQFHIDVVFEKPFDIFEFTQSVDSLLKK; this is translated from the coding sequence ATGGCGCAAATATTGATCGCCGATGATGAAATATATGTGCGCGATCTGATAAAAAGAAGTCTTGCACATGGCCCTCATTCGTTTTTTGAAGCCTCCGACGGAAATGAAACAACCAGAATTCTGGAAGCGTATCCCGTGGATCTTTTGATCATTGATATGGTAATGCCGCATAAGGGTGGGCTTGAAACGCTTATGGATCTGCGGCTTAAAAACGAAAACCTAAAAGTGATCGCCATTACCGGAAAAATTTCTACCGATCGCGATTCAATGAAGGGACTTGCCAGGCAGTTTCATATTGATGTGGTGTTCGAAAAACCCTTTGATATCTTCGAATTTACCCAATCGGTTGATTCGTTACTGAAAAAATAG
- a CDS encoding biotin--[acetyl-CoA-carboxylase] ligase, whose product MKVNTSRNILHMLGDRECISGETMATHLGLSRVAVWKQIQQLRERGYVIESSSRGYRLIKLPEEPRAEQFPSSFPFKVEYRQKTGSTMEDARKAEERIATLFLAGEQSSGRGRKNRSWQSPEGGLYASVLFFPGSEYGAAFFSPMKLAASVVNVLRKTYHIPARISWPNDIVVGERKIAGIITELHGKYDLVDRQIIGIGINLQPVPGVPRSGALQEFVDRKKKLPSSADLAMGIFSEFHSRMNRWSPQQTIAAWKAASATIGRRVRIEKSWGTAVTGRAKDIGSDGSLLIESDEGYVEAVREGDCIMLSEQ is encoded by the coding sequence ATGAAGGTTAACACATCACGAAACATTCTTCATATGCTCGGCGACCGGGAATGCATCTCTGGTGAAACCATGGCAACACATCTGGGCTTAAGCAGAGTGGCCGTCTGGAAACAGATACAGCAGTTACGAGAGCGGGGGTATGTGATTGAATCAAGCTCGCGCGGTTATCGGCTGATCAAGCTTCCGGAAGAACCTCGAGCGGAACAATTTCCTTCGTCTTTTCCCTTCAAGGTGGAATATCGGCAGAAAACAGGCTCTACCATGGAAGATGCTCGAAAAGCAGAGGAGAGAATCGCCACCCTCTTTCTCGCGGGAGAGCAAAGTTCCGGACGCGGGAGAAAAAACAGGAGTTGGCAGAGCCCCGAGGGAGGTCTATACGCCAGCGTTCTTTTTTTTCCCGGCAGTGAGTACGGTGCCGCTTTCTTTTCGCCGATGAAGCTTGCCGCTTCCGTGGTCAACGTTCTTCGAAAAACATATCATATCCCGGCCCGAATATCCTGGCCTAACGATATTGTCGTAGGAGAACGAAAGATTGCGGGAATCATCACCGAGCTTCACGGCAAATACGATCTTGTCGACCGGCAGATTATTGGTATCGGAATCAATCTTCAACCCGTTCCGGGGGTCCCGCGTTCCGGCGCACTTCAGGAATTCGTCGATAGGAAAAAAAAACTACCATCTTCTGCGGATCTGGCGATGGGGATTTTTTCCGAATTTCATTCTCGAATGAATCGGTGGAGCCCACAGCAGACCATTGCTGCATGGAAGGCTGCCTCAGCAACAATCGGCAGAAGAGTCCGAATTGAAAAAAGCTGGGGGACGGCGGTGACAGGTCGAGCAAAAGATATCGGAAGCGACGGCTCCCTCCTGATCGAATCGGACGAAGGATATGTAGAAGCGGTGAGGGAAGGCGACTGCATCATGCTTTCAGAACAATAA
- a CDS encoding biotin transporter BioY: protein MANNDTNKARPLASMVFAALFAALISAGAYIMIPLGPVPLVMQNFFVFLTALLLRPRDALFSILLYLAIGSAGLPVFSGGTGGIAHFFGPTGGYLLAYLPAMIAGSFIAHLRREKGSKTAALIINFSAALVAALITYIIGLPWLKIAAGISWKATLAAGLYPFIIGDLLKICAAAVLALPLKERLEEILHD, encoded by the coding sequence ATGGCTAACAACGACACGAACAAAGCAAGGCCTCTGGCCTCGATGGTATTTGCGGCCCTCTTTGCGGCACTCATATCGGCAGGAGCCTACATCATGATTCCCCTGGGCCCGGTCCCTCTGGTTATGCAGAACTTTTTTGTCTTTCTTACCGCCTTACTGCTGAGGCCCCGCGATGCGCTCTTTTCCATCCTCCTCTATCTGGCCATCGGTTCAGCAGGCCTGCCGGTCTTTTCAGGAGGTACCGGGGGCATTGCCCACTTCTTCGGCCCCACGGGAGGCTATTTGCTTGCCTATCTGCCGGCGATGATAGCGGGATCATTCATTGCCCATCTGCGTCGTGAAAAAGGCTCAAAAACAGCGGCTCTGATCATCAATTTCTCGGCAGCTTTGGTTGCGGCGCTTATTACCTACATAATTGGACTGCCCTGGCTTAAGATTGCAGCAGGTATCAGCTGGAAGGCGACCCTTGCAGCCGGGCTCTATCCCTTTATCATCGGGGACCTACTAAAGATTTGTGCCGCTGCCGTGCTGGCCCTCCCCTTAAAAGAACGATTGGAAGAGATTCTCCATGACTGA
- a CDS encoding energy-coupling factor ABC transporter ATP-binding protein, whose amino-acid sequence MTETAEVILELQNVSRRFRDGTTALRDVSLNFTRGSFTLLLGTNGSGKSVLLKIIAGLLEPQEGSVFLEGKPLSDHGRSLHQKIGFIFQNPDSQIVGQTVAEDVAFGPRNLGCTEPQIIERSEKALEKTGLLHLKDKRPHLLSGGEKRRLAVAGVEAMEPDIVLLDEPFGNLDYPGAIELLRILKDLKEGGRTIILVTHDLMKSAALADRAIVLSKGSVVENGSLETMRERLKGFGIKPPPKAFPIEKCSWLDETA is encoded by the coding sequence ATGACTGAAACGGCAGAGGTGATACTCGAGCTTCAGAATGTCAGTCGCCGATTTCGCGACGGTACAACGGCGCTACGGGACGTATCTCTTAATTTCACCCGAGGATCCTTTACCCTCCTTCTTGGAACCAACGGATCGGGGAAGTCGGTGCTTCTAAAGATCATTGCAGGCCTCTTGGAGCCTCAGGAAGGTTCGGTATTTCTGGAAGGAAAGCCCCTCTCCGATCATGGTCGGAGCCTCCACCAAAAAATTGGTTTTATCTTTCAAAATCCCGACAGCCAAATCGTCGGTCAGACCGTGGCGGAGGATGTTGCCTTCGGACCGAGAAATTTAGGATGTACTGAACCACAGATTATCGAACGTAGTGAGAAGGCTCTTGAAAAGACAGGACTGTTACATCTGAAAGATAAACGGCCTCACCTTCTTTCGGGAGGGGAAAAACGGAGGCTTGCAGTGGCGGGAGTGGAAGCGATGGAACCGGACATCGTACTTCTGGACGAACCATTCGGGAACCTTGATTATCCGGGGGCCATTGAACTGCTCCGGATTCTCAAAGATCTCAAGGAAGGCGGACGGACCATCATCCTTGTGACACACGATTTGATGAAGAGCGCGGCCCTGGCGGATCGGGCCATCGTCCTGTCGAAGGGCAGTGTCGTGGAAAACGGTTCTCTGGAAACCATGAGAGAGCGGTTGAAAGGCTTCGGCATCAAACCTCCGCCTAAGGCCTTTCCCATCGAAAAATGTAGCTGGCTTGATGAAACAGCGTGA
- a CDS encoding energy-coupling factor transporter transmembrane component T family protein, whose product MKQRELFRFLPGDDPVRGFDPRLKLPMLLLCAFSLAKLPPMAYLLSLLIPTAAAVSAKISPLRAFRESRGLLLIALLLVVATALSDGRPDKGHVAEALLQGCRFLSIVFLAHIAVETTSTQQFGAAVYAYLAPISPRFAAKCALSIALTIRFLPMIFELIDEIEEAKTARGIAACRNPIRRIRTTVNPLFTLLLERSQQLIEALECRGTGRDGSNIPPRLGPLEKKAIMLFVPAATYLLFLMLWFR is encoded by the coding sequence ATGAAACAGCGTGAACTATTCAGGTTTCTGCCCGGCGATGATCCGGTCAGAGGCTTCGATCCGCGGTTGAAACTTCCGATGCTCTTGCTTTGCGCATTCAGCCTGGCAAAGCTTCCCCCTATGGCATACCTGCTATCCCTTTTGATACCTACCGCTGCAGCGGTATCTGCAAAGATATCGCCGCTGAGAGCATTCAGGGAGAGCCGTGGCCTTTTGCTGATTGCCCTATTGCTCGTGGTCGCTACGGCCCTATCCGATGGGAGGCCGGACAAAGGCCATGTGGCAGAAGCGTTGCTCCAGGGCTGCCGCTTTCTTTCAATCGTATTCCTTGCCCATATCGCTGTTGAGACAACAAGTACCCAGCAGTTTGGGGCAGCGGTCTATGCCTATTTGGCCCCTATCTCTCCCCGCTTTGCTGCAAAGTGTGCACTCTCAATAGCCCTTACCATCCGCTTTCTGCCGATGATTTTTGAATTGATAGACGAGATTGAAGAGGCAAAAACCGCTCGGGGGATTGCCGCGTGCCGCAATCCCATCCGGAGGATACGTACTACCGTAAATCCTCTGTTTACCTTGCTTCTGGAGCGGAGTCAGCAGCTGATTGAGGCTTTGGAATGCCGGGGAACGGGACGAGACGGTTCCAACATTCCACCCAGGCTCGGCCCCCTTGAAAAGAAAGCGATCATGTTGTTCGTACCTGCAGCCACATATCTGCTTTTCCTGATGCTCTGGTTTCGCTGA
- the argA gene encoding amino-acid N-acetyltransferase produces MKTVQSQDDMNLLRQGFSYAHRYRDAVFVVKIDCTVIDHPQFPLLIKDIALLQQLGINVVLVPGARERIDEIISRYGFTTGYHRSIRITTEETIPFARMAAFDVSNRLMTGLAGQDVNAVVGNWVRAKSLGVIDGIDFHYSGTVERILTDPVREVISMGMIPIFPCIGWNSTGKPYNLSSDELVLQIAVALGAEKLFFITTEAQLSADHYNCPAECGISRDGRISRIDASTAAHFLDLNPEKSGELFRINLARRACDQGISRVHILDGRREGVLLQEIFSNQGVGTMVHTNLYESIRDMRASDVSDVLRIMDPYVEEGILVPRDKQTLQQFYHDFIVFDVDGIVHGCAALHTYGDDQAEIAAVAVNRKYHGTGIGGRLVSFLIERARNRGLRQLFVLTTRTADWFEQQGFRRASLDEIPARKRQQYNCERNSSVLVYPLDENADATLR; encoded by the coding sequence ATGAAGACCGTTCAATCACAGGACGACATGAATTTACTGCGCCAGGGGTTTTCCTATGCCCATCGCTATCGGGATGCCGTTTTTGTCGTGAAGATTGATTGTACCGTTATCGATCATCCTCAATTTCCTCTTCTAATAAAAGATATCGCCCTGCTTCAGCAGCTGGGTATCAACGTGGTGCTTGTGCCAGGCGCCAGAGAACGTATCGATGAGATCATTAGCCGTTACGGCTTTACGACAGGATATCATCGCAGCATCCGTATCACGACCGAAGAGACGATTCCCTTTGCCCGCATGGCCGCCTTCGATGTTTCCAACCGATTGATGACAGGATTGGCGGGCCAGGATGTGAACGCCGTGGTAGGCAATTGGGTCAGGGCAAAAAGCCTCGGTGTCATAGACGGTATCGATTTCCATTATTCCGGTACCGTTGAGCGGATTCTGACCGATCCCGTTCGCGAGGTCATCTCCATGGGGATGATTCCGATTTTCCCCTGCATCGGTTGGAATTCGACGGGTAAGCCCTACAATTTATCCAGCGATGAGCTTGTACTGCAAATCGCCGTTGCTTTAGGGGCGGAAAAACTCTTTTTCATCACCACCGAAGCTCAGCTTTCGGCCGATCACTACAACTGTCCTGCGGAATGCGGGATTTCCCGTGACGGAAGAATCAGCCGGATCGATGCCTCTACCGCCGCTCATTTTCTCGACCTCAATCCAGAAAAAAGCGGGGAGCTCTTCCGTATCAATCTGGCCCGAAGGGCCTGCGATCAGGGTATCTCCCGGGTCCACATCCTGGACGGGCGGCGTGAAGGGGTGCTGCTTCAGGAGATTTTCTCCAACCAGGGCGTCGGTACCATGGTTCATACGAATCTTTACGAGAGCATTCGTGATATGCGCGCATCGGATGTTTCGGATGTGCTGCGCATCATGGACCCCTACGTGGAAGAAGGTATCCTCGTACCCAGGGACAAACAGACGCTCCAGCAGTTCTATCACGATTTCATTGTCTTCGATGTCGACGGAATCGTTCATGGTTGTGCGGCTCTTCATACCTATGGGGATGACCAGGCCGAAATTGCTGCGGTGGCTGTAAATCGAAAGTATCATGGTACCGGTATAGGAGGACGCCTCGTTTCTTTTTTGATCGAACGGGCCAGAAACAGGGGGCTGCGACAGTTATTTGTTCTTACGACCCGTACTGCGGACTGGTTCGAGCAACAGGGCTTTCGCCGTGCATCACTGGATGAGATACCGGCGAGAAAGCGTCAGCAATACAACTGTGAAAGGAACTCCTCGGTCCTTGTGTATCCGCTGGATGAGAATGCCGATGCTACACTTCGGTGA
- a CDS encoding XdhC family protein — protein MKEIIELSDSSRLEDRHALATVVDIAGSGVRGVGATMLVSADGAITGSVSGGCIEGEVMRAAVRLLEGGDPLLLSFCEVQDPIFGTISPCGGTVSVMIYPGSELVEKRYIELIREGKGALWGVSLDGESASAGLLFAGESVDELVFSSDLSLAQLGALKAFIAKAPSEALKRGIRDEHWFAMMSPPPVNLCIVGGGHISVALSRIAKALAWRVVIVDPREAFLSADRFPEADAVLNMWPKPAFEKLCIDKRFAVAALSHDSKIDDQAIFGALDSDCFYAGVLGSRKTLAARRDRLAEQGISAADLALLRGPIGLNIGAKEPEEIALAVAAEIVETVRSKRG, from the coding sequence ATGAAAGAGATTATCGAGCTGTCCGATTCCTCCCGCTTAGAGGATCGGCATGCCCTGGCGACGGTAGTGGATATTGCCGGTTCCGGTGTCAGAGGCGTGGGGGCTACTATGCTTGTTTCCGCCGATGGAGCAATAACCGGTTCAGTCAGCGGTGGGTGTATCGAGGGAGAGGTGATGCGGGCGGCCGTCCGCTTGCTCGAAGGGGGCGATCCTCTTCTTCTCAGCTTTTGTGAGGTGCAGGATCCCATTTTCGGTACCATATCCCCCTGTGGGGGGACCGTATCGGTCATGATCTACCCGGGATCCGAGCTTGTTGAAAAACGATACATCGAGTTAATACGAGAGGGTAAAGGAGCTCTGTGGGGAGTTTCCCTGGACGGAGAATCCGCTTCCGCCGGGCTTTTATTTGCCGGAGAGAGTGTCGATGAGCTTGTCTTTTCTTCCGATCTTTCTCTTGCCCAATTGGGGGCCCTGAAAGCGTTCATTGCTAAGGCTCCCTCTGAAGCGTTGAAGCGGGGCATTCGTGATGAACACTGGTTTGCCATGATGTCTCCTCCTCCGGTCAATCTCTGCATCGTGGGCGGCGGCCATATTTCCGTGGCCTTGAGCCGTATTGCAAAAGCCCTTGCTTGGCGTGTCGTCATCGTCGATCCCCGTGAGGCTTTTCTTTCAGCTGACAGATTTCCCGAAGCGGACGCCGTATTGAACATGTGGCCGAAACCCGCCTTCGAAAAACTATGCATCGACAAGCGTTTTGCCGTTGCCGCCTTGTCTCACGACAGCAAAATAGATGACCAGGCTATTTTCGGGGCCCTGGACTCGGACTGCTTTTATGCAGGGGTGCTCGGTAGCCGCAAGACCCTCGCCGCTCGCCGGGACCGGCTGGCGGAACAAGGGATAAGTGCCGCAGACCTTGCCCTGCTTCGAGGTCCCATCGGCCTTAATATCGGTGCAAAAGAGCCCGAGGAGATTGCCCTTGCCGTTGCGGCTGAAATTGTCGAAACAGTAAGGAGCAAGCGGGGATGA